CCCGCACTCGTGCACACGCCGATCCTCGTCGAATGCCACGACGCGCTCGTGCCCGGCGTCTCAGCGCTGCTCGAATCCCGCTTCCAAGCGACCCACGCCATCACCCGCATCCCGAACCGCGTTCGCATGATCGCCGAAATTCCGGACGCTTCATGGCTGCTTCGGTTCTACTGTCGCTACAATCTGTTCGGCTGGGTCAACGAGCGGGTCGGCGGACCCATGCAATGGCTGTTCCTCGAACCGAAATCAGCCCTCTCATCGCCGACCGCATGAATGTGTGCGCCCGGCGCCCCGTAGCCGGCCACGGGATCGGCGATCTCCGGTTCAGCTCCGCTCCACGCGCCGACTCCAGGTCGGCCCGGCCTCGCTTCGAGCGCGAGCCCCTCGGCCCCGGACAGGCGCGAATCCCCGCCTGAGTTTTCCGCGCGTGCGCTATTCCGCCTACGTTCCCTGCTGCAACGACGCCGCGACGATCCGCGACGCCGTCGCCAGCGTGCTCGCGCAAACCTTGCCGCCCGCGGAAGTGCTCGTGATCGACGATGCCTCGACCGATACCAGTCTCGCGCAACTCGACGGGCTCGCCATCCGCGTGGTCCGGCACGAGCGCAACCTCGGCCGCGGTGCCGTGCGCGCCCGTGCGATGGCGGAGACGCGTGAGGAATTCGTCCTTTGCTGCGACGCCACCAATCGCCTGCCGCCCGGCTTCGCCGCCGCGGCCGCACCGCTGTTCGCGGCGGAGCGCACGGCCGCCGCGTTCGGCCCGCTCGCCGATCCCGCACCGCGCGGCGCCGCCAGTCGCTGGCGCGCGCGCCATCTTTTCCGACAGGACGAACCGCCGCGCCGCCACACACGCGCGCTGCTCTCGACCTACGGCACCGTCGTGCGCCGCGCCGCCGCCGCCGCGGTCGGCGGCTTCGACGCTGCGTGTCGCGCCTCCGAGGACGCCGATCTCGGCCGTCGCCTGCTCGCCGCCGGCTTCGACGTCGTGCTCGCCCCGGAACTCACGGTCTGGAGCAACACGGTCAACTCCGCCGCGAAAGTCCTCGAACGCTACTGGCGCTGGAACCACGCCGCCGCCGGCCGCGCCGCGCTGCGTGGCTACCCGCGTCACGCCTGGTATGCGTGGCGCACGATGATCCCGCAGGATCTCCGCGCCGGCGACTGGCCCGCCGCCGCGCTCAGCGCCGTCTGTCCGCATTACTGCGCCGTGCGCTCACTGCTCGTCCGATGAGACCGTTCCTGCGCTCCGTCGGCGTCGCGGCCCGCGATCTGGTGGCCGCGACGCTGCGCCGCGCGCCCGGCTCATCCGTGCAATTCGGTCCGCCCCGCCAGCTCGTGCCCGACACGCGCGCGTGGCAGCGCGTGCATCCGTCCGCGCGCCTCCGCGCGCTGAGCGAGGCGCGACCCGTGACGCGCGCCGCTGCGCGCCAAGCCGACGAGCCGATCGCCCGTCGCTTCGCCGCCATGCGCCACGGCACGATCAAACCGCGCTTCGTCGCCGAGTTGCCGCGCGGACGCTTCTGGGGCCGCGGCTACGGCTACATCATCGATACCGACGACGCGCTGCACGGCGAGCTCTCGCCCTGTTTCGACGATTTCGCGCCGGCGGAAAATCGCCCGCACCACGACGCGCTGCGCCAGCCGTTGCTGCCGCGCCTGCAACGCCACCGCGGCACGCTCGCGGTCCTGAGCACGCTTTTCTGCGAGAATTTCCACCACTGGCTGCTCGACGCCGTGCCGAAGCTCGGCCTCCTGCACGAAGCCGGCTGGCCGCTCGATCGCATCGACGGCTTCGTGCTCCCCGCCTCCGCGCAGCGTCCGTGGCACGAGCAAACCCTCGCCCGTCTCGGCATCGCGCGCGACCGCCTCGTGTTCGCCGACGCGCGCACGCATGTCGCCGCCGACACGCTGCTCGTGCCGTCCTACGCCGAGCCCGGCCGCGAGCCGGAGAAATTCGACTACACGCCCGAGGGACTGGCCTTCGTCCG
This window of the Candidatus Didemnitutus sp. genome carries:
- a CDS encoding glycosyltransferase, whose protein sequence is MRYSAYVPCCNDAATIRDAVASVLAQTLPPAEVLVIDDASTDTSLAQLDGLAIRVVRHERNLGRGAVRARAMAETREEFVLCCDATNRLPPGFAAAAAPLFAAERTAAAFGPLADPAPRGAASRWRARHLFRQDEPPRRHTRALLSTYGTVVRRAAAAAVGGFDAACRASEDADLGRRLLAAGFDVVLAPELTVWSNTVNSAAKVLERYWRWNHAAAGRAALRGYPRHAWYAWRTMIPQDLRAGDWPAAALSAVCPHYCAVRSLLVR
- a CDS encoding glycosyltransferase family 61 protein; this translates as MRPFLRSVGVAARDLVAATLRRAPGSSVQFGPPRQLVPDTRAWQRVHPSARLRALSEARPVTRAAARQADEPIARRFAAMRHGTIKPRFVAELPRGRFWGRGYGYIIDTDDALHGELSPCFDDFAPAENRPHHDALRQPLLPRLQRHRGTLAVLSTLFCENFHHWLLDAVPKLGLLHEAGWPLDRIDGFVLPASAQRPWHEQTLARLGIARDRLVFADARTHVAADTLLVPSYAEPGREPEKFDYTPEGLAFVRELFGESRDASGTWPEKIVISRELAAARRWTGGESGHAQLQRAGFAKVLLERHTLAEQAALFAHARQIVMPTGGGLANLAFCAPGTQVVELFPPTYLPTFSLVLSSALALDYTALVGPAESGATDRDSDAHPVAVPVDRILASFR